The following are from one region of the uncultured Hyphomonas sp. genome:
- a CDS encoding FAD-dependent monooxygenase, whose translation MLKPSPASNEPVDLVIVGAGPVGTSLAVLAFQRGFSTILIDARDPSAAPPTDTRTFAIVRGSWRLLGATGVHPLLEEVIAPLNGLEAIDGGSHVFGAPEVIFGNDDLPQDDDGQPLGQMVPSADLQEALDKVAGQIAGTDQGLTILNGARFKALEDGPGPATVVLEDGTRIRTRLVAACDGVNSSVRTALGIGTEDHDYGKSVFAANVKLDRPHGGIARQLFMPEGPFATLPMPDNKANLAWYMKRGAAEALAEMPVEDIETELNARFADFAGRMTIDGPVISYPLKMRLAQAMTGPRVVLLGDAAHRINPLAGQGLNLGFKDVAALIDIMVESREVGLDHGAAPAVERYQQWRRFDMTSVALFMDVIDRAFSNDNAVLKPLRGLAMTAANKIGPLRRAMARQASADQSHLPSLMQ comes from the coding sequence ATGTTGAAACCATCCCCTGCGTCCAACGAACCCGTAGACCTCGTTATTGTCGGGGCCGGGCCGGTTGGCACTTCACTGGCTGTTCTGGCCTTCCAGCGCGGCTTTTCCACCATCCTTATTGATGCGCGTGACCCATCTGCAGCGCCTCCTACGGATACACGTACATTCGCCATTGTCCGCGGCAGCTGGCGGCTGCTGGGGGCGACGGGGGTGCACCCCCTTCTTGAGGAGGTCATCGCGCCGCTGAACGGCCTCGAAGCCATCGACGGCGGCAGCCATGTCTTCGGCGCGCCGGAGGTGATCTTCGGAAATGACGATCTTCCACAGGATGATGACGGCCAACCCCTAGGACAAATGGTCCCGTCTGCGGACCTTCAGGAGGCTCTGGACAAGGTTGCTGGTCAGATTGCAGGCACTGATCAGGGCCTGACTATCCTTAACGGCGCCCGCTTCAAGGCCCTGGAGGACGGACCCGGCCCGGCAACCGTTGTGCTGGAAGATGGCACCCGGATCCGGACCCGCCTTGTGGCCGCCTGTGACGGGGTAAACTCCTCGGTCCGCACCGCGCTCGGCATCGGAACGGAAGACCATGATTACGGCAAATCGGTCTTCGCCGCGAATGTGAAACTGGACCGGCCGCATGGCGGCATCGCCCGCCAGCTGTTCATGCCGGAAGGTCCCTTTGCGACCCTGCCCATGCCGGACAACAAGGCGAACCTCGCTTGGTACATGAAGCGCGGCGCCGCCGAAGCGCTGGCCGAAATGCCCGTGGAAGATATCGAAACCGAGCTGAATGCCCGTTTTGCAGATTTCGCCGGCCGCATGACCATCGACGGGCCGGTGATTTCCTATCCACTGAAAATGCGCCTCGCCCAGGCAATGACCGGGCCGCGCGTAGTTCTGCTGGGTGATGCGGCCCACCGGATCAACCCGCTGGCCGGACAAGGGCTGAACCTCGGCTTCAAGGACGTCGCCGCCCTGATCGACATCATGGTGGAGTCCCGCGAAGTCGGCCTTGATCATGGCGCCGCCCCTGCCGTGGAGCGTTACCAGCAATGGCGCCGCTTCGACATGACGAGCGTCGCGCTGTTCATGGATGTGATCGACCGGGCCTTCTCGAACGACAATGCCGTGCTGAAACCACTTCGGGGCCTGGCCATGACGGCCGCCAACAAGATCGGTCCGCTACGCCGGGCGATGGCGCGCCAGGCCAGTGCAGACCAGTCGCACCTGCCCAGTCTTATGCAGTAA
- a CDS encoding LON peptidase substrate-binding domain-containing protein, which translates to MSSMTYHSVDQLPDTLTVFPLPGVVLFPHWHLPLNIFEPRYLNMIDDAMAGNRLIGMIQSVGGSPAKPDLIGVGCAGRITSYAETDDGRYLITLAGIARFRVLEELDVRTPYRQVRPNWMPYANDLHPDPEIGLPSREDLVAALRKYVSSHNIKADWDAVEVAPVGSLVQALAAGSPFSVMEKQALLEAPTLKDRADMLITILTMDSAGPEDGTLQ; encoded by the coding sequence ATGAGCAGCATGACCTATCATTCGGTGGATCAGTTGCCGGACACGCTGACCGTGTTTCCGCTGCCCGGGGTTGTGCTGTTTCCCCACTGGCATCTGCCGCTGAACATATTTGAGCCGCGCTATCTGAACATGATTGACGACGCCATGGCCGGGAACCGGCTGATCGGCATGATCCAGAGCGTGGGCGGCTCACCGGCGAAGCCGGATCTCATCGGTGTTGGCTGCGCCGGGCGTATTACATCCTATGCAGAGACCGATGACGGGCGATACCTGATCACACTGGCGGGCATTGCCCGGTTCCGGGTGCTGGAAGAGCTGGACGTCCGAACACCTTACCGCCAGGTGCGCCCCAACTGGATGCCCTATGCAAACGATCTGCATCCGGATCCGGAGATCGGCCTGCCGTCCCGTGAGGATCTGGTCGCGGCCCTTCGTAAATATGTCAGCAGTCACAATATCAAAGCTGACTGGGATGCGGTCGAGGTCGCGCCGGTCGGGTCGCTGGTGCAGGCGCTGGCCGCCGGCAGTCCGTTTTCGGTTATGGAGAAACAGGCCCTGCTGGAAGCGCCGACCCTGAAAGACCGGGCCGACATGCTGATCACAATTCTGACAATGGATTCCGCTGGTCCGGAAGACGGAACCCTGCAATAG
- a CDS encoding ammonium transporter, translated as MGQLLKRMTRGVALLPAFAFTGALAYAQDADVESRLAALEESFNGSASSYIDNSYLFLIGGLIVMFMAAGFMCLEVGLVRSKNAAMQSMKNVVLYAVSGLMFWIIGYNVAYPGAWIGGDEGLKLLGMPSASAFFWSGGSLDVTNDAGYAPASDWFFQMVFVATAASIVSGTVAERVKLWPFLIFTAVLTGFIYPIVVSWEWGGGYLDTKWAFSDFAGSTLVHSVGGWAALMGALIIGPRTGKYFGKQVNPMPGSNIPLAGLGTFILWFGWFGFNGASQLAAGTVTDINSVAQIFANTNMGAVGGTLFAMITTAVLYKGKVDATMVFNGALGGLVSITAEPLAPSMGASVLIGGVGGVLAVLAVPVLDKFKIDDVVGAIPVHLVCGIWGTMIVAASYGNHIMPNEAGDPSYVGQLVGVLLTGVFVSVASFVVWMALKVTIGVRASEEEEMAGMDVSEVGLEAYPDFTNA; from the coding sequence ATGGGCCAGTTACTGAAAAGAATGACGCGCGGGGTGGCCTTATTGCCTGCCTTTGCGTTCACGGGGGCGCTCGCATACGCACAGGACGCAGATGTCGAATCGCGGCTGGCAGCGCTGGAAGAGTCGTTTAACGGCAGCGCAAGCTCGTACATCGACAACTCCTACCTGTTCCTCATCGGCGGCCTGATCGTGATGTTCATGGCAGCCGGCTTCATGTGCCTTGAAGTGGGTCTGGTGCGTTCGAAGAACGCCGCCATGCAGTCCATGAAGAACGTCGTGCTCTATGCCGTCTCCGGCCTGATGTTCTGGATCATCGGTTACAATGTAGCCTATCCGGGCGCCTGGATTGGCGGTGATGAGGGTCTGAAGCTGCTCGGCATGCCGTCGGCTTCCGCCTTTTTCTGGTCAGGCGGCAGCCTTGATGTCACAAACGACGCTGGCTATGCGCCGGCCTCCGACTGGTTCTTCCAGATGGTGTTCGTTGCAACGGCCGCCTCGATCGTTTCCGGTACGGTTGCCGAGCGCGTGAAGCTCTGGCCGTTCCTGATCTTCACGGCGGTTCTGACCGGTTTCATCTATCCGATCGTTGTGTCCTGGGAGTGGGGCGGCGGCTACCTCGACACCAAGTGGGCTTTCTCCGACTTCGCCGGTTCGACGCTGGTGCACTCGGTCGGTGGCTGGGCGGCTCTGATGGGCGCGCTGATCATCGGCCCGCGGACAGGCAAGTATTTCGGCAAGCAGGTGAACCCGATGCCGGGCTCGAACATCCCGCTGGCGGGTCTTGGTACTTTCATCCTGTGGTTTGGCTGGTTCGGCTTCAACGGCGCCTCGCAGCTCGCTGCCGGCACGGTGACGGATATCAACTCTGTCGCGCAGATCTTCGCCAATACGAACATGGGTGCCGTTGGCGGTACGCTGTTCGCCATGATCACCACGGCGGTTCTCTATAAGGGTAAAGTGGACGCGACGATGGTCTTCAACGGTGCCCTCGGCGGCCTCGTCTCCATCACGGCTGAACCGCTGGCACCGTCCATGGGCGCTTCGGTTCTGATTGGCGGCGTTGGCGGTGTTCTCGCTGTTCTGGCCGTTCCGGTGCTCGACAAGTTCAAGATCGATGACGTCGTCGGCGCCATCCCGGTCCACCTTGTCTGCGGTATCTGGGGCACGATGATCGTGGCGGCCTCTTACGGGAACCACATCATGCCGAACGAAGCCGGTGATCCGAGCTATGTCGGCCAGCTGGTCGGCGTCCTTCTGACGGGCGTGTTCGTGTCGGTCGCTTCCTTTGTCGTCTGGATGGCGCTCAAGGTTACGATCGGTGTGCGCGCCAGCGAGGAAGAGGAAATGGCCGGTATGGACGTTTCCGAGGTTGGTCTGGAAGCTTATCCGGACTTCACCAACGCCTAA
- a CDS encoding aldo/keto reductase has translation MQHRRLGRSAIYVSDICMGTMTFGSQADEAESLRILDASFDAGINFYDTAENYPVPPDTKWAGLTEEIVGKWLKTKDRDSIILATKVCGPSHGWIKGSQRAGMTALDRHNITKAIEDSLTRLGTDYVDLYQTHWPDHGTAYDETMEVLDDLVRAGKVRVVGCSNEDAWGLMKSLEASSRLGTVRYETIQNNFSLNNRRFEDALSKVCRKEDVSLIPYSPIGGGVLSGKYQDGGRPDGARFSRYLEMGGRQATMAQRFVNEKSLASTAKFIEIAKEAGINVVTLATAWSKQHKFVASTIVGVSKFDQLDDIFAAADLTLSDDVMKACDAVTKDILYPMG, from the coding sequence ATGCAACACCGCCGCCTTGGCCGCAGCGCCATCTACGTATCCGACATCTGCATGGGCACGATGACGTTCGGCTCCCAGGCCGACGAGGCCGAATCCCTGCGTATCCTCGACGCAAGTTTCGATGCCGGGATCAATTTCTACGACACGGCCGAGAACTACCCCGTGCCGCCGGACACCAAGTGGGCCGGGCTGACGGAGGAAATTGTCGGCAAATGGCTGAAGACCAAGGACCGGGACTCCATCATCCTCGCCACCAAAGTGTGCGGTCCGTCCCATGGCTGGATCAAGGGCAGCCAGCGCGCCGGCATGACCGCACTGGACCGCCACAACATCACCAAGGCCATCGAAGACAGCCTCACCCGTCTCGGAACGGACTATGTGGACCTTTACCAGACCCACTGGCCGGACCATGGCACAGCCTATGACGAAACGATGGAAGTGCTGGACGACCTGGTCCGGGCCGGAAAGGTGCGTGTTGTCGGTTGCTCCAATGAAGACGCCTGGGGCCTGATGAAAAGCCTCGAAGCCTCCAGCCGCCTCGGCACCGTCCGTTATGAGACGATCCAGAACAATTTCAGCCTGAACAACCGACGGTTCGAGGATGCGCTCTCGAAAGTCTGCCGCAAGGAAGACGTGAGCCTGATCCCGTACTCCCCCATCGGCGGCGGCGTGCTTTCCGGAAAGTATCAGGATGGCGGCCGGCCTGATGGCGCGCGCTTCTCGCGCTATCTGGAAATGGGTGGACGCCAGGCGACCATGGCGCAGCGGTTCGTGAACGAGAAATCCCTCGCCTCCACGGCAAAGTTCATCGAAATCGCCAAAGAGGCTGGCATCAACGTCGTCACCCTCGCCACGGCATGGTCAAAGCAGCACAAATTCGTGGCCTCCACGATTGTCGGCGTGTCCAAATTCGACCAGCTGGACGACATCTTCGCGGCCGCAGACCTGACCCTGTCGGATGATGTCATGAAGGCATGCGACGCGGTGACGAAAGACATCCTTTACCCGATGGGCTGA
- a CDS encoding DUF6065 family protein → MFLDCYKIYDVAPDLVPARSNRDWMDAFTDRHPYRCLPLTMANATGWELLAPMDIKIEWNGGPRNEDIRLLTRGDPRAIDSFAGAHFARGIVTFHTGHLFRTPPGWGVWVTGPPNWPKDGIYPLTGLVETDWLPFPFTMNWQMTRKGSVVFEKGEPFAFITLMEHKKLEEIQPERKALRSNAELVKEYTAWTESRADFNKRLGEGEENAMKARWQRHYMRGEKPTGDKADSHQTKRRLQPPKEIS, encoded by the coding sequence ATGTTTCTTGATTGCTACAAAATCTACGACGTCGCGCCGGATCTGGTGCCCGCGCGGTCAAATCGTGACTGGATGGATGCCTTTACAGACCGCCATCCCTATCGTTGCCTGCCGCTGACCATGGCGAACGCCACGGGCTGGGAATTGCTGGCGCCGATGGACATCAAGATCGAATGGAATGGCGGCCCGCGGAATGAAGATATCCGGCTGCTGACCCGTGGGGACCCGCGTGCCATCGACAGCTTTGCCGGGGCGCATTTCGCCCGGGGCATTGTCACGTTTCACACCGGCCACCTGTTCCGCACCCCGCCCGGCTGGGGCGTCTGGGTGACCGGCCCGCCGAACTGGCCGAAGGACGGTATCTATCCGCTGACAGGCCTGGTTGAGACTGACTGGCTGCCATTTCCCTTCACCATGAACTGGCAGATGACCCGCAAGGGCAGCGTGGTCTTCGAAAAGGGTGAGCCCTTCGCCTTCATCACGCTGATGGAGCACAAGAAGCTGGAAGAGATACAGCCGGAACGCAAAGCGCTGCGCTCGAATGCGGAACTGGTGAAGGAATATACCGCCTGGACCGAAAGCCGGGCGGACTTCAACAAACGCCTGGGCGAGGGCGAGGAAAACGCCATGAAAGCGCGCTGGCAGCGCCACTATATGCGTGGTGAAAAGCCGACGGGCGACAAGGCAGACAGCCACCAGACCAAGCGCCGGCTGCAGCCGCCGAAAGAGATTTCATGA
- a CDS encoding Trm112 family protein → MTDDTSSPRRAHSGVDPRLLEILICPQTRQPLRYDAEADELVSPKARLAYPIRGGIPIMLVDEARDLDAEEGGA, encoded by the coding sequence ATGACTGACGACACTTCCAGCCCGCGGCGCGCCCATTCCGGTGTTGATCCGCGTCTTCTCGAAATCCTGATCTGCCCGCAGACCCGCCAGCCGCTGCGCTATGACGCCGAAGCGGACGAGCTGGTCTCGCCCAAGGCGCGGCTGGCCTATCCGATCCGGGGCGGCATTCCGATCATGCTGGTGGATGAGGCCCGTGACCTTGATGCAGAAGAGGGCGGGGCATGA
- a CDS encoding DUF971 domain-containing protein, whose translation MSSMAWPVKLAFRKSDAVLYAEFDDGKSGTVSYKRLREQSPSAAVRGHGNGPPPPQAPVPDDIDVLRADPVGRYALRIVFSDGHDSGLYNWDLIRKLTVGDAAVTA comes from the coding sequence ATGAGCAGCATGGCCTGGCCGGTAAAGCTGGCCTTCCGGAAATCCGATGCGGTGCTGTATGCCGAATTCGACGACGGCAAATCCGGCACTGTCAGCTACAAGCGATTGCGGGAACAGTCTCCGTCGGCGGCCGTGCGGGGCCATGGTAACGGTCCACCTCCGCCGCAGGCACCGGTGCCAGACGATATCGACGTGCTGCGCGCCGACCCGGTTGGCCGCTACGCTCTGCGCATCGTCTTCTCGGACGGCCACGACAGCGGACTCTATAACTGGGACCTGATCCGGAAACTGACCGTCGGCGACGCCGCCGTTACTGCATAA
- the trxA gene encoding thioredoxin: MADAAALNTKDTTDQEFMTDVVEASNTQPVIVDFWAPWCGPCRQLGPVIEKVVESHKGAVKLVKINIDENPAYAGQLGVRSIPAVYAFDKGRPVDAFMGALPEGQVRSFIDKLLTGTDSAQEIADALAQAEAASQAGDVTTAAQIYAAVVQHDPQNVTAIAGLARCYLANGDKERASATLDMVPEDQTHDAAIKGVRMAIDMMEDAPEADEFDELLNAVMAAPEDHAKRFELAEKYAAAQRYGDAVDHLLIILGSKMDWEEGKAKEKLLQVFEAGGPSDPATVDGRRRLASLMFA; encoded by the coding sequence ATGGCCGATGCTGCTGCCCTGAATACCAAAGACACCACCGACCAGGAGTTCATGACGGATGTGGTCGAAGCGTCGAACACACAGCCCGTCATCGTCGACTTCTGGGCCCCCTGGTGCGGCCCGTGCCGCCAGCTCGGCCCGGTGATCGAGAAAGTGGTTGAAAGCCATAAGGGCGCGGTCAAGCTGGTGAAGATCAATATCGACGAGAACCCGGCCTATGCGGGCCAGCTCGGCGTGCGGTCCATTCCGGCGGTCTATGCCTTTGACAAGGGCCGCCCGGTCGATGCCTTCATGGGCGCGCTGCCGGAAGGCCAGGTGCGCAGTTTCATCGACAAGCTGCTGACCGGAACCGATTCCGCGCAGGAAATCGCCGATGCGCTCGCGCAGGCCGAAGCCGCCAGCCAGGCCGGTGATGTTACCACAGCCGCTCAGATCTATGCCGCCGTGGTCCAGCACGATCCGCAGAACGTCACCGCGATTGCGGGTCTCGCGCGCTGCTATCTCGCCAATGGCGACAAGGAACGCGCCAGCGCGACGCTGGACATGGTACCGGAAGACCAGACGCATGACGCTGCCATCAAGGGCGTCCGGATGGCCATCGACATGATGGAAGATGCGCCGGAAGCGGATGAGTTTGACGAATTGCTGAACGCCGTCATGGCCGCGCCCGAAGATCACGCCAAGCGGTTCGAACTGGCCGAGAAATACGCCGCCGCCCAGCGCTATGGCGATGCGGTGGATCACCTGCTGATCATTCTCGGGTCAAAGATGGACTGGGAAGAGGGCAAGGCGAAGGAGAAGCTTTTGCAGGTCTTCGAAGCCGGCGGCCCGTCCGATCCGGCAACAGTGGACGGCCGCCGGCGTCTTGCGTCACTGATGTTTGCCTGA
- a CDS encoding prolyl-tRNA synthetase associated domain-containing protein: protein MTATPEDLFAYLGSLGIVHTTHWHEPVFTVEEGRDLKAGMPGGHTKNLFLKDKDGTLILIAAEAHSQLKLNKLHRLIGTTRLSFGPPELMEDILGVTPGSVTAFALMNDTDGRVRFLVDAALMEHDPVNFHPLTNTGTTAVSRADFEKFVRATGHGFDVIDFTQLLTGAE from the coding sequence ATGACGGCAACCCCCGAAGACCTGTTCGCTTATCTCGGCTCGCTGGGCATCGTGCACACGACGCACTGGCATGAGCCTGTGTTCACCGTGGAGGAAGGCCGGGACCTGAAGGCCGGCATGCCGGGCGGGCACACCAAAAACCTGTTCCTCAAGGACAAGGACGGCACCCTCATCCTGATTGCCGCCGAAGCGCACTCACAGCTGAAGCTGAACAAGCTGCACCGGCTGATCGGCACGACGCGCCTGTCTTTCGGGCCGCCGGAGCTGATGGAGGACATCCTTGGCGTCACGCCAGGCTCGGTCACCGCGTTTGCCCTGATGAATGACACAGATGGGCGCGTGCGTTTCCTGGTGGATGCGGCGCTGATGGAACATGATCCGGTGAACTTCCACCCCTTGACCAATACCGGCACCACGGCCGTCTCGCGGGCCGATTTCGAGAAATTCGTCCGCGCCACAGGGCATGGATTTGACGTGATCGACTTCACCCAGCTGCTGACCGGGGCGGAGTAA
- a CDS encoding outer membrane lipoprotein carrier protein LolA, translating to MKTKLAALVAAAALAAAPLALARQGTPEAAPTKITATPAGLTAAQRTALLNDIAASMEKVKTASGRFDQISPDYNTTSGSFALSRPGKVRFDYDAPSPLLIVSDGTTVAMQDSELETTDRVPLGSTPLALLLDDNLDFNTEAEVVDVSKQGDNVEVTLSDPDGEMDGTLTLLFSGPDHDLTGWRTMDSAGNLTQVGLHDVKTGKKLNPRLFIVKDFDDE from the coding sequence ATGAAGACCAAACTCGCTGCCCTGGTTGCCGCTGCCGCCCTCGCCGCCGCGCCCCTCGCGCTGGCGCGTCAGGGAACCCCCGAAGCGGCCCCGACCAAAATCACCGCCACGCCGGCCGGCCTGACTGCCGCGCAGCGCACCGCCCTGCTGAACGACATCGCCGCGTCGATGGAAAAGGTGAAGACCGCCTCTGGCCGCTTCGATCAGATTTCCCCGGACTACAACACAACCAGCGGAAGCTTTGCCCTCTCCCGTCCGGGCAAGGTGCGGTTTGACTATGACGCCCCTTCCCCGCTTCTGATCGTGTCCGACGGAACGACGGTTGCCATGCAGGATTCCGAACTGGAGACGACGGACCGTGTGCCGCTCGGCTCCACACCGCTGGCCCTGCTGCTGGACGACAATCTGGATTTCAACACCGAAGCCGAGGTCGTCGATGTCAGCAAGCAAGGCGATAATGTTGAGGTGACCCTGAGCGACCCGGACGGCGAAATGGACGGTACGCTCACCCTCCTGTTCAGCGGTCCGGACCATGACCTGACCGGCTGGCGCACAATGGACAGTGCCGGCAACCTGACCCAGGTCGGATTGCACGACGTCAAAACCGGAAAAAAACTCAACCCGCGCCTCTTCATCGTGAAGGACTTTGACGACGAGTAA
- a CDS encoding DNA translocase FtsK 4TM domain-containing protein: MTDYAYDDDATHFSVSDPVWRILTGAAAFAIGVFICGSVGSYVATDPSWNAATDSDVQNLFGRSGAVFADLARQALGWSAWTAGLALMIGGAMRTVLIGAPRMHRWVKGFLFVPFSAAFFAAWPVPQSWPLSAGLGGVVGDGMFHFAAMPFRALMLPSPETWAAFFLGALALWAGLSALGFRRGDARLLKHAAASSGARAARKASGVGGILLAVARAVTPKRKAELEDETIDPRDDRARVVMSDDDETPGFLSKRGKNVIEIEDDEDYDDEEDYLSDAEDDYDDYEDEIDDDAGDYDDEDEEQERKPLFTLPKPKPKPKAAAPRVSKPTERRRKAGRLPTIDLLEQTVERADSIDEDALLAKAAKLSDVLKEFGVRGRVKEVRPGPVITLFEMEPAPGVKSSRVISLADDIARSMSAKSARVAVVPGKNAIGIELPNEDRDTVYLRTLLQSDAYTGSRASLPMALGEDIGGVPTVVDLAKMPHLLIAGTTGSGKSVGVNAMILSLIYRHTPEQCRFIMIDPKMLELSIYEGIPHLLAPVVTDPKKAVNALQWTVREMEGRYELMSKAGVRNLAGFNEKATKYRNAGEDLVRKVQTGFDDRGKPVYETEILPTEHIPNIVVVIDEMADLMLVAGKEVEGCVQRLAQMARAAGIHLITATQRPSVDVITGTIKANFPTRISYMVTTKIDSRTILNEQGAEQLLGMGDLLYQAPGQKSTRLHGPFVSDEDVGAVTDWLREQGEPDYVMDILEAPDDGSTGSAVMDAMLGTSTGDEEDDLFAQAIAIVVRDQRASTSYLQRRLKIGYNKAAGVIDRLEEEGIISAPNHAGKREVLANGRPSPE, encoded by the coding sequence ATGACCGACTATGCTTATGATGATGACGCAACCCATTTCAGCGTTAGCGATCCTGTCTGGCGCATCCTCACGGGTGCCGCCGCTTTTGCGATCGGGGTGTTCATCTGCGGCAGTGTCGGCTCCTATGTCGCGACGGATCCTTCCTGGAATGCAGCGACTGATTCGGATGTCCAGAACCTGTTCGGCCGGTCCGGCGCGGTCTTTGCCGATCTCGCCCGCCAGGCTCTTGGCTGGTCGGCCTGGACGGCCGGTCTTGCCCTGATGATCGGCGGGGCGATGCGCACCGTGCTGATCGGCGCGCCGCGCATGCATCGCTGGGTGAAGGGCTTCCTGTTCGTGCCGTTTTCGGCAGCCTTCTTTGCTGCCTGGCCGGTGCCGCAATCCTGGCCGCTGAGCGCCGGGCTGGGCGGTGTGGTCGGCGACGGCATGTTCCACTTTGCCGCCATGCCGTTTCGCGCGCTGATGCTGCCATCCCCGGAAACCTGGGCGGCCTTCTTCCTTGGCGCGCTGGCGCTGTGGGCTGGCCTGTCGGCGCTTGGCTTCCGCCGCGGTGATGCCCGCCTGCTGAAACATGCAGCGGCCTCGTCCGGTGCCCGCGCAGCCCGCAAGGCCAGCGGCGTCGGCGGTATCCTGCTGGCCGTTGCCCGTGCCGTTACACCAAAGCGCAAGGCGGAACTGGAAGACGAGACGATCGATCCGCGTGACGATCGCGCCCGCGTCGTGATGTCCGATGACGATGAAACACCAGGCTTCCTGAGCAAGCGCGGCAAGAACGTCATCGAGATCGAAGATGACGAAGATTATGACGATGAAGAGGACTACCTCAGCGACGCCGAAGACGATTACGACGATTATGAAGACGAGATCGACGACGACGCAGGCGACTATGATGACGAGGATGAAGAGCAGGAACGCAAGCCGCTCTTCACCCTGCCGAAGCCCAAACCCAAGCCGAAAGCTGCGGCGCCTCGCGTGTCGAAGCCGACGGAACGCCGCCGCAAGGCCGGCCGCTTGCCGACGATCGACCTGCTGGAGCAGACCGTTGAGCGCGCCGATTCAATCGATGAGGATGCACTGCTCGCGAAAGCGGCCAAGCTGTCAGATGTCCTGAAGGAGTTCGGCGTCCGCGGCCGCGTGAAGGAAGTGCGCCCCGGTCCGGTGATTACCCTGTTTGAAATGGAACCGGCGCCTGGTGTGAAGTCTTCCCGGGTCATCTCGCTGGCTGACGATATTGCCCGCTCTATGAGTGCGAAGTCCGCGCGTGTTGCTGTTGTGCCGGGCAAGAACGCCATCGGTATCGAATTGCCGAACGAAGATCGCGACACCGTCTATCTCCGCACGCTGCTCCAGTCGGATGCCTATACCGGCTCACGTGCCAGCCTGCCGATGGCGCTGGGTGAAGATATTGGCGGCGTGCCGACTGTGGTCGACCTCGCCAAGATGCCTCACCTGCTGATCGCCGGGACCACAGGTTCCGGTAAGTCGGTCGGTGTGAACGCGATGATCCTGTCGCTGATCTATCGCCACACACCGGAACAGTGCCGTTTCATCATGATCGACCCGAAAATGCTGGAACTCTCGATCTATGAGGGCATCCCGCACCTTCTGGCGCCGGTTGTGACCGATCCGAAAAAGGCCGTGAACGCGCTGCAATGGACGGTGCGCGAAATGGAAGGCCGCTACGAGCTGATGTCCAAGGCGGGCGTGCGGAACCTGGCCGGCTTCAACGAAAAGGCCACGAAATACCGCAATGCCGGAGAAGATCTCGTCCGCAAGGTTCAGACCGGCTTCGATGACCGCGGCAAGCCGGTCTATGAGACAGAGATCCTGCCGACCGAGCATATCCCGAACATTGTTGTCGTGATCGACGAGATGGCCGACCTGATGCTGGTAGCCGGCAAGGAAGTGGAAGGCTGTGTCCAGCGTCTCGCCCAGATGGCGCGTGCCGCCGGTATCCACCTGATAACTGCAACGCAGCGTCCGTCCGTGGACGTCATCACCGGTACGATCAAGGCCAACTTCCCGACCCGTATCTCCTACATGGTGACCACGAAGATCGACTCCCGGACGATCCTCAACGAGCAGGGCGCCGAACAGCTGCTCGGCATGGGTGACCTGCTCTACCAGGCACCGGGTCAGAAATCGACACGCCTGCATGGCCCGTTCGTTTCCGACGAAGATGTCGGCGCCGTGACTGACTGGCTGCGCGAGCAGGGCGAGCCGGACTATGTGATGGATATTCTGGAAGCGCCGGACGACGGCTCCACCGGGTCGGCCGTGATGGATGCAATGCTCGGCACTTCCACAGGCGATGAAGAAGACGATCTCTTCGCCCAGGCCATCGCCATTGTCGTGCGCGACCAGCGCGCCTCGACCTCCTATCTCCAGCGCCGTCTGAAGATCGGCTACAACAAGGCGGCTGGTGTCATCGACCGGCTGGAAGAAGAAGGTATCATTTCCGCGCCGAACCATGCCGGCAAGCGCGAAGTTCTGGCGAACGGACGTCCGTCTCCGGAATGA